The region ACACCTCTCCTATGGCCTTCCTGCCGTAGGCGGTGTCCTGGTAGAAGCGAACTGCGCACACTTTCACCGGCGGGACTTCCAGCACTGTGACGGGCACCTGGACTTCCTGCCCAGCAGTCGTGCTCCTGGGCCGAAAGTCCACGATGAAAGCGTGGGTCATCCCTGCTTTGTACCCGGCAAAGCCCTGGAGCTTCGCTCCGTCTGCTCCTTCTGGCCATTGGGAGATTCTGGCGGTTATGCTCCTGGCTCTCTTTCTCGGTGAGTAGCCCATTGAGCCCTTTCTTGGACGTCTTGTCTGTGGCATTGCTATCCCTCGTCTCGGTTCGATAGACCTTGCTGTGAGTCCTCGAGTATTCGAGCACAGCGTCCGAGAGGCAACGTTTCTCGGCCGTGACGCCTCGTTCGCGCCTGAAAATTCGTTTCAGCGCGAGTATTGGGTTGCTCGAAGCATTGCCCAGATGGCGTCTGGCCGATACCGCCTCAGGTATCGCAAGCCGCTGAATGGGCTGCTGATATATAAACGTGACCGCTCGCCCAGCGGTCAGAGCTTGCCTTCCTTCACCTTCTTCTGGGCCTTCTTCGCCCGCTCCTTTGCGGTGAGGCCCGTCGCTCTCTCCAGAAAAACGTTGTACGCCTTGATCGTGCTCAGGGCGACCTCGTCCCCGACCGAGGGGTCCATCTTAGTATCAACGCACACAGTTTTCTTGCTCGGCCAGACAGCTATCTCCTTCAGCGCCCCGAACGATGACACGAGCTCCCCGTCCCTCTCCTGCACGTTCCCGAAGATGTCCTGCATGTGGACCTTGAGCTTCTCCAGCTGTATGTTGTCTTGATGGCCTCTGCGGATCTCGTATTCCTGCATCGACTCACCTTCTAGCAGTTAAGCTCCGTGCTTCCTGAAAAACCTTTGGAGGTCGCACGTGCCGCCCATCACGAACCCTTCGAGATCCATCACGCTTCTCCAGATCTCCCTGCAGTCGCATTCTGGCGCTCCCAAGCGTGATGCGTCCTGGGTCTGGGAATAGCCCTTGATCGAATCAAGGATCACATCATCGCACTTGCCGCAGTTGTGTGCTCCTCGTTCCTTGCCTCCGCCCGTCGGGTCGCATATGATCTTCTTGCCAGAGTCCTTGCTGGCCTTCAGGACGTCCAGGACGCTCCAGAGCCATGGGGGCCTGTACGCCCAGTTCTTCCAGAGTCTCTCGACAAGGGTTCCCTTCTGTACGTTGACTGGGTTGAGCGAGACGGTCTTGCTGTTCTTTGCCGCATGTATCATGGTGGCCTTCGCATCGGCGACCGCCTCCGCTTCAGTCAGGAACGGCGGTTTGAGGAGCACATAGGTCCTGATGTCGACTCGTTTGTCCGTTAGCACTTGAACCGCATCGTCATAGTCCTTGACAGTGAATCCTTTGTTGATCGAGTATATCAGGACCTTGCCGTTCGCGCTCTCCAGCCCGAGTGCCAGCTCGATATGGTCGTGGGTCCTGAGGACTCTGTCTAGTGTCTCTGGCGTTACGTACTCCGGTCTCGACTCGAACAGGAGTCTCGTATGATTGTCGGCGCAGTGCCTGAGTATCTGATCCGCCTGCTCGACGGGTATCTCGCACTCGTCGAGGAACGACCCTGACGTGTATACCTTCAGCAGGTCGACCTTGCCCAGTTCCTCGATCGCGCGCGTGAACTGCTTTGAGATGTCCTTTGGTGCGATGGTCCCGCTCGACCCGATGTTGTATCCACACATCGAGCACCCGCCTCTGTGGGAATGGCTGCATCCTGTCGTCTGAAGTATGATGACGCCGGCTTCGACGATCTTGCCATCAAGAGACTCCTTCTCTTTCCAGACTGACGCCGGTGAGTCCGCACCTCTCCTGTGCGTGCGCCTGGTCCCCGTTTCATCTCTCATGTCCTAACCGGCAAAACGCTGAGATGCTCAGAGATCGTAGGGCTTGAGAGTTCTTCGGCCGTTCTTCTTCGCCCGCCTCGCAGCGCTCTCGATCATCTCGTGGACCTCTCTGTCCAGTTCGTAATAGAATTCCTCGGAGATCCGGATGCCCTCTCCGGCCACATCCTTGACCTCAGACACCTTGATGACCATCTTACCGTTACGCAAGGCTGAGACTTTCATACGCTCCCCCGCTTGAATCCCCGAGTGGGACTAGAGCTAATGCGCATACCCTTCTTAACGTTTTCCTTCGTATTCGCACCCACAAAGCTTTTTCATGCGCATTCTTCTATCGGGACGGGACACAATGATGGACGTCGATTCCAAGGTCGAATTGGCCTCAAGGGACGCTCTCGAGATCGTCACGCCCGAGGAGCTGAGAAATCTCTTCGAGACCAGCTCCAAACCTACTGGGTACATCGGATACGAGCCGAGCGGGTTCGTACATGCTGGACAGATTATCACCGCGAGCAAGATCATCGACCTACAGAACACCGGCGTCGAGATGACCATCTTCCTGGCGGATTGGCACGCGCTGATCAACGACAAGATGGGAGGGAAGATCGAGAACATACGAGCCTGTGGAGAGTACCTACGCGAGTGCTTCATTGCGTTGGGAGTGAAGGACACTGCGAAGTTCGTTTGGGCCAGCGACCTCATCGACCATTCAAGCTACTGGGAGAAGTTCATCCGCATATCCAAAGCGAGCTCTCTCACTCGCATCAAGCGAGCGATGACGATCCTCGGAAGGACTGAGGATGAAGCCGAGATCGATGCATCCAAGGTCATGTATCCTCCCATGCAGGCAGCGGATATCTTTGAGCTAGGAGCTGACATCGCTCTCGCCGGCATGGATCAGAGACGGGCTCACATGCTGGCCAGGGATGCCGCCGAGAAGCTCGGATGGAAGAAGCCCATCGCGCTCCACACCCCGTTGCTTGTGAGCCTCCTGGGCGCAGGAAGGATGGACCCTGTAGACGCGAAGATGTCAAAGAGCAACCCAAACAGCGCGGTCTTCCTGCATGACTCGCCGCAGGAGATATCGAAGAAGATCAAGGGTGCCTTCTGTCCCGCAGAGGTCGAGGGGAACCCCGTCGTAGACACAATGAGGCTCATAGTCTTCCCGAAGCTAGGTTCGGTGCACATCGACAGGCCCGAGAAGTATGGAGGCCCGCTCGATTTCGCCAGCTTCGCAGAGCTCCAGCAGTCCTATGCGTCTGGCAAGCTCCATCCGCAGGACCTGAAGAAGGGCGTATCCGATTCCATGTCAACATTGCTTCTGCCGGTTCGAGAGTATTTCGAGAAGCATCCGCAGAACCTCGAGAAGGTCAAGTCACTCTCAGTCACGAGATGAGTCGATCTTCTTCAGGATCTTCATCGCATTCTCGGCTGATATGTTCAGAATGGCCTCGACGTCGCCAACCCCCGTGAGGCCAGCAGCGCCCGGATGACCACCGCCGCCGTTCGTGGTCTCGGACCCGACTCCTCCCAGCAGCTTGCCGAGATGGATGCCTTTTCTCACGACGGCCTGCGTCGCCCTTGCGCTTATCCTGAACTGTTCTCCCCTCTGGGAGCCCACGAAGCCTATGTCCGCTCCAAGCGATAGCAGCGATTTGCAGACGGATGCTTCGAACGCGCTGCCCTGTGAGGTCGCGATGATGTAGTTCCCGACCTTCCAGTACTTCAGCCTCTGAGCGCCCTTGAGCTGCGAGATCCTCTCCGATATGTCCGTGTCAACGTCCACAAGTCCCATCGCCTCGTCCATGGCGATGTCGTGGATGGCCATCAGCTCGGAGAATGTGATCAGGGTCGTAGGTTTCGCGAACTTGAAGTATCCCGTGTCCGTGAGCATCCCGAACAAGAGTGCCAAGGCCACATCGCGGCTCGGCTTCTTCCTTGCAGCCTTCAGCAGCTCGTAAACGATCTCCGAGCACGAGCTCTTGGTATCGTCGCAGTAGTACTGCCTAGCCTTCTCCCACCCTTCGTTCCTGGTGTGGTGGTCGACAACGATGGCTCTTGAGATGTCGATCTCGATCCCGAGCTGCTCCGGGCCAGACGTGTCAAGCACGAGGAGTCGGGCCATCGGCAGCTTCGCGATATCCTCAGATGCTTCGATGTTGAGCGTCTTCGCCAAGACCTTCGAAACCATGTCCAGACCGCCGGGAAGACCGATCAAGACCTCAGGAAACGATTGCTGCACCGCGAATGCGCTAGCGACGGCGTCGGGATCCGCGTTCCCATGCAGGAGCACTAGCGTCCCCCCTTCTTTCGATAGCTCTTCGGCGATGCTGGAAAGCACGAGCTAATGTCAGGATGAATGATGTATAAAATAGATACCTAGCTCCCGAGGAAGGTGATGCCCCGGGAGAAGATCGATGGTTTGCGCCCTAGCTCTCGTCGACCTCGGGGGCCGGTTTGGCGGGGGCGGGAGCCTGGAGTGCCTGCGTTATCTGGTCCTGAAGGCTCTTGTGCCTCTCTCTGAGGTGCTTGTCCTGCCTGTCGATCGTCTTCACGCGCACCTCGGCCGTCTCCTTCTGTTCCTTGAGCTCCGTGACCAGTGCGGGCCTGTCCTTCACCTGGATTAATAGCGACCCCACGTTCTTGAAGGCCGCTGAATCGTCCGTGATCTTCTCGAGCTCTACTATCGTCCTGTCTAGCTCACGAACCTGTGCCTCCAGCTGTATCTTCTGCGTGGTGACCATTTGTATCTGCTGTGTCAGTTGCTGGAACTGCGCGATCTGGTTCTGGACCTTCGGTGGTATGTTGTCCATCATCTACGTCCTGCCTCCTTAGCTGTCTCCTCTGCTACATTAGTCCATCTGATATATGAGTTCAGGGCCGCCCTCAGGGCGTTCTGGTCGTCCGCCTCTATGCGGATCAAGACCTCCCCTTCCCGTTTCTCTACAGAGACCTTCGTGCGTGGGATCCTTTCCGCCAACTCGGGGGAGAGTGCTCCAGCGATCACGTCGGGCTTCTCGGTCCTTACGGTCAGTTCGGCCCTGCTGGTCAAGATCATCTACCTTTGATCGATTTCCTCACGTTTGGCCGCTCTTTATAGAAGACCTTAGAGCCACACTTCTCGCACTGCAGCCCGACGGTGTTCACGTTCGTCCTCACGGGCTCCTTGCATTTAGAGCACTTGTACATCGGCATCTACTCCTTCTTCTTCCG is a window of Candidatus Thermoplasmatota archaeon DNA encoding:
- a CDS encoding DUF5611 family protein codes for the protein MQEYEIRRGHQDNIQLEKLKVHMQDIFGNVQERDGELVSSFGALKEIAVWPSKKTVCVDTKMDPSVGDEVALSTIKAYNVFLERATGLTAKERAKKAQKKVKEGKL
- a CDS encoding archaeosine biosynthesis radical SAM protein RaSEA, translating into MRDETGTRRTHRRGADSPASVWKEKESLDGKIVEAGVIILQTTGCSHSHRGGCSMCGYNIGSSGTIAPKDISKQFTRAIEELGKVDLLKVYTSGSFLDECEIPVEQADQILRHCADNHTRLLFESRPEYVTPETLDRVLRTHDHIELALGLESANGKVLIYSINKGFTVKDYDDAVQVLTDKRVDIRTYVLLKPPFLTEAEAVADAKATMIHAAKNSKTVSLNPVNVQKGTLVERLWKNWAYRPPWLWSVLDVLKASKDSGKKIICDPTGGGKERGAHNCGKCDDVILDSIKGYSQTQDASRLGAPECDCREIWRSVMDLEGFVMGGTCDLQRFFRKHGA
- a CDS encoding DUF1931 domain-containing protein is translated as MVIKVSEVKDVAGEGIRISEEFYYELDREVHEMIESAARRAKKNGRRTLKPYDL
- a CDS encoding tyrosine--tRNA ligase — protein: MDVDSKVELASRDALEIVTPEELRNLFETSSKPTGYIGYEPSGFVHAGQIITASKIIDLQNTGVEMTIFLADWHALINDKMGGKIENIRACGEYLRECFIALGVKDTAKFVWASDLIDHSSYWEKFIRISKASSLTRIKRAMTILGRTEDEAEIDASKVMYPPMQAADIFELGADIALAGMDQRRAHMLARDAAEKLGWKKPIALHTPLLVSLLGAGRMDPVDAKMSKSNPNSAVFLHDSPQEISKKIKGAFCPAEVEGNPVVDTMRLIVFPKLGSVHIDRPEKYGGPLDFASFAELQQSYASGKLHPQDLKKGVSDSMSTLLLPVREYFEKHPQNLEKVKSLSVTR
- a CDS encoding DHH family phosphoesterase, which codes for MLSSIAEELSKEGGTLVLLHGNADPDAVASAFAVQQSFPEVLIGLPGGLDMVSKVLAKTLNIEASEDIAKLPMARLLVLDTSGPEQLGIEIDISRAIVVDHHTRNEGWEKARQYYCDDTKSSCSEIVYELLKAARKKPSRDVALALLFGMLTDTGYFKFAKPTTLITFSELMAIHDIAMDEAMGLVDVDTDISERISQLKGAQRLKYWKVGNYIIATSQGSAFEASVCKSLLSLGADIGFVGSQRGEQFRISARATQAVVRKGIHLGKLLGGVGSETTNGGGGHPGAAGLTGVGDVEAILNISAENAMKILKKIDSSRD
- a CDS encoding prefoldin subunit beta, with amino-acid sequence MDNIPPKVQNQIAQFQQLTQQIQMVTTQKIQLEAQVRELDRTIVELEKITDDSAAFKNVGSLLIQVKDRPALVTELKEQKETAEVRVKTIDRQDKHLRERHKSLQDQITQALQAPAPAKPAPEVDES
- a CDS encoding DNA-directed RNA polymerase subunit P, producing MYKCSKCKEPVRTNVNTVGLQCEKCGSKVFYKERPNVRKSIKGR